One part of the Indicator indicator isolate 239-I01 chromosome 5, UM_Iind_1.1, whole genome shotgun sequence genome encodes these proteins:
- the CXCR4 gene encoding C-X-C chemokine receptor type 4, translated as MAQSMDNSLDSLDLSSGLIIEFSDNGTDEIGSGDYGDYGEPCFQHENADFNRIFLPTIYSIIFLTGIIGNGLVIVVMGYQKKQRSMTDKYRLHLSVADLLFVITLPFWSVDAAISWYFGNVLCKAVHVIYTVNLYSSVLILAFISLDRYLAIVHATNSQRPRKLLAEKVVYVGVWLPAVLLTVPDIIFASTSEVEGKYLCDRMYPHENWLISFRFQHILVGLVLPGLIILTCYCIIISKLSHSKGHQKRKALKTTVILILAFFACWLPYYIGISIDTFILLGVIRHRCSLETIVHKWISITEALAFFHCCLNPILYAFLGAKFKTSAQNALTSVSRGSSLKILSKSKRGGHSSVSTESESSSFHSS; from the exons ATGGCTCAGAGCATGGACAACAGCCTCGACAGCCTGGAT ctgtcCTCCGGGTTAATTATTGAATTTTCTGATAATGGCACGGATGAGATTGGTTCAGGTGACTATGGAGACTACGGAGAACCATGCTTTCAGCACGAGAATGCTGATTTCAACCGTATCTTCTTGCCAACAATCTACTCCATCATCTTCCTAACAGGAATAATCGGCAATGGATTGGTTATTGTTGTTATGGGCTaccagaagaaacaaagaagcATGACCGATAAATACAGGCTGCACCTCTCTGTGGCTGATCTCCTCTTCGTCATCACCTTGCCATTCTGGTCTGTGGATGCAGCCATAAGCTGGTACTTTGGGAATGTCCTGTGTAAGGCAGTTCATGTCATTTACACAGTCAACCTCTATAGCAGTGTCTTGATTTTGGCCTTTATAAGTTTAGATCGTTACCTGGCAATAGTCCATGCTACCAACAGCCAGCGACCACGAAAGCTGTTGGCTGAGAAAGTGGTGTATGTAGGTGTgtggctgccagctgtgcttcTGACAGTGCCTGATATAATCTTTGCCAGTACTAGTGAAGTAGAAGGCAAGTATCTCTGTGATCGCATGTACCCACATGAAAACTGGCTGATTTCTTTCAGATTTCAGCATATATTGGTAGGACTTGTCTTGCCTGGTTTAATAATCCTGACGTGCTACTGTATTATAATATCTAAGCTGTCACATTCAAAAGGCCACCAGAAACGCAAAGCCTTGAAGACAACTGTTATCCTCATCCTCGCCTTCTTTGCCTGCTGGCTGCCATATTACATTGGCATCAGCATTGACACATTCATCTTGCTAGGAGTCATCAGACATCGTTGCAGCTTGGAGACGATAGTGCATAAATGGATCTCCATCACTGAAGCCCTGGCATTCTTCCACTGTTGCCTGAATCCAATTCTGTATGCCTTCCTGGGTGCCAAATTCAAAACATCAGCACAAAATGCCTTGACATCAGTTAGCAGAGGATCAAGCCTCAAGATTCTTTCAAAAAGCAAACGTGGGGGACATTCTTCTGTTTCCACAGAGTCCGAGTCTTCAAGTTTCCATTCCAGCTAA